One Arcobacter arenosus DNA window includes the following coding sequences:
- a CDS encoding molybdopterin oxidoreductase family protein, whose protein sequence is MIADINSVCTYCGVGCDITGQVQDNKILKIYAQNDGYVSQGKLCIKGAKGFDFVHSEQRIRNTRVKKSFIEKNFDEMPRELKARAKTLKDFDEEYFETPYEFTTSLAAWKLSEIKEKYGRHSFCGMGGARTSCESSYMFQKFVREGMDSPHVDCCARVCHSPSLKGMKPLIGEGAATNPFDDIYKTENIIIMGSNTTEAHPIVSNRIIKASKAKTAEVTVIDVRNIQIGKYGKELVIPYEANLLVLNMMAYVILSEKLYDNKFIDSRCEGFEEYKESILNDPYANPQFLRSIKGYEELADQIPEVARQYANKKSMFFWGLGITEHLDGSFAVMAIVHLALLTGNIGKEGTGLMPLRGQNNVQGACDTGCLPYFDPDYATPKEIGLMTPELIDEMLKDNIKAMYVMGEDIAHIHPNQNKIHKALEHLELIISNELFMNEISKKADIVFGVKSAYEKTGVYVNAMRRLHLSQPLVESDLPDDWEVLRDIENKINGEFIYETSEDVWNETKEKVYSRFHGATYHKLSKNRNRGMQWPITKEDTPILHLEEFRTESGKGYFQYHQYKLREQIEKLVKDIPFEKNEFYLTTGRTIVHYNNSAQTRHSDALNSRYDKDVVLASKEDFERIGSDQIIMKTQYGETAILPVKYTSKIKPGTLFTTFHHPESKINYIFGDEADELILTARFKSLRVEVESA, encoded by the coding sequence ATGATTGCTGATATAAATTCAGTTTGTACTTACTGTGGTGTAGGTTGTGACATTACAGGTCAAGTACAAGATAATAAAATTTTAAAAATTTATGCACAAAATGATGGATATGTTAGTCAAGGTAAACTATGTATCAAAGGTGCAAAGGGTTTTGATTTTGTTCATAGTGAACAAAGAATTAGAAATACAAGAGTTAAAAAATCTTTTATTGAAAAAAACTTTGATGAGATGCCAAGGGAACTAAAAGCAAGGGCTAAAACCTTAAAAGATTTTGATGAGGAGTATTTTGAAACTCCCTATGAGTTTACAACATCCCTTGCCGCATGGAAACTTAGTGAAATTAAAGAAAAATATGGAAGACATAGTTTTTGTGGTATGGGAGGAGCTAGAACTTCATGCGAAAGTTCTTATATGTTCCAAAAGTTTGTAAGAGAGGGGATGGATTCACCCCATGTTGATTGTTGCGCAAGGGTTTGCCATAGTCCAAGTTTAAAAGGGATGAAGCCACTTATTGGTGAAGGTGCTGCTACAAACCCATTTGATGATATTTATAAAACTGAAAACATTATTATCATGGGTTCAAATACAACAGAAGCTCATCCAATTGTTTCAAATAGAATTATTAAAGCGTCTAAAGCAAAAACGGCTGAAGTTACAGTTATAGATGTAAGAAATATTCAAATAGGAAAATATGGTAAAGAGTTAGTAATTCCATATGAAGCAAATCTACTTGTTTTAAATATGATGGCTTATGTAATTTTGTCTGAAAAACTATATGACAACAAATTTATTGATTCAAGATGTGAAGGTTTTGAAGAGTACAAAGAATCGATTTTAAATGACCCATATGCAAATCCGCAATTTTTGAGAAGTATAAAAGGTTATGAAGAATTAGCTGATCAAATCCCTGAAGTAGCACGACAATATGCAAATAAAAAATCAATGTTTTTCTGGGGATTAGGAATAACAGAGCACCTTGATGGAAGTTTTGCAGTTATGGCAATTGTTCATTTAGCACTTTTAACAGGTAATATTGGAAAAGAGGGAACTGGACTTATGCCTTTAAGGGGACAAAACAATGTCCAAGGAGCCTGTGATACAGGTTGTTTACCATATTTTGACCCTGATTATGCAACTCCAAAAGAGATAGGTCTTATGACACCAGAGCTTATTGATGAGATGTTAAAAGATAATATCAAAGCGATGTATGTAATGGGTGAAGATATTGCCCACATTCATCCAAATCAAAATAAAATTCACAAAGCATTAGAGCATTTAGAATTAATTATTTCAAATGAACTATTTATGAATGAAATCTCTAAAAAAGCAGATATTGTATTTGGTGTAAAATCAGCCTATGAAAAAACTGGTGTTTATGTAAATGCCATGAGAAGACTTCATCTATCTCAACCCCTTGTGGAGAGTGATTTACCTGATGATTGGGAAGTATTAAGGGATATTGAAAATAAAATAAATGGTGAGTTTATTTATGAAACAAGTGAAGATGTATGGAATGAAACTAAAGAAAAGGTTTATTCTAGATTTCATGGGGCAACATACCATAAACTATCAAAAAATAGAAACAGAGGTATGCAGTGGCCAATCACAAAAGAAGATACTCCAATTTTACACTTAGAAGAGTTTAGAACTGAAAGTGGAAAGGGATATTTTCAATACCACCAATATAAATTAAGAGAGCAAATTGAAAAACTAGTTAAAGATATACCATTTGAAAAAAATGAATTTTATCTAACAACAGGAAGAACAATAGTTCATTATAACAATTCAGCCCAAACAAGACATAGTGATGCTCTAAATTCAAGATATGACAAAGATGTAGTTTTAGCATCAAAAGAGGATTTTGAAAGAATAGGAAGTGATCAAATTATAATGAAAACCCAATATGGTGAAACAGCAATTTTACCAGTTAAATATACAAGTAAAATCAAACCTGGAACACTTTTTACGACTTTCCACCATCCAG
- a CDS encoding CHASE domain-containing protein, translated as MKINKPIVTFVITFLIVFFTLLSFYMFYKEKEDKEISNKANLLMLNVVNEIQTKISQGVTAIDSQVLLLKQNNYNTKDFDKWAFEIMKGKDSIACLQLAKDGIVTNIYPYEEHKIAMGHDLLKDKRRDDGALLAIEKRDITFVGPIKLIQNEKYALIARKPVFQEINSKEKFWGFSTVIIYVDGIMKSLEDKIKDNGFEYQLEGFNPDAKNRPLFSKSDYFTGKNPLEFDVNVPNGKWIFTLEKK; from the coding sequence ATGAAAATTAATAAACCAATAGTAACTTTTGTTATTACCTTTCTTATTGTATTTTTTACCCTACTTAGTTTTTATATGTTTTATAAAGAAAAAGAGGATAAAGAGATATCTAATAAAGCAAATCTTTTGATGTTAAATGTTGTAAATGAGATTCAAACGAAAATCTCACAAGGTGTAACAGCAATAGACTCACAAGTACTTTTACTTAAGCAAAATAATTATAATACCAAAGATTTTGATAAATGGGCATTTGAAATAATGAAAGGGAAAGATTCAATTGCATGTTTACAGTTAGCAAAGGATGGTATTGTAACAAATATTTACCCCTATGAAGAGCATAAAATAGCTATGGGACATGATCTTTTAAAAGATAAAAGAAGAGATGATGGAGCACTTTTAGCTATTGAAAAAAGAGATATAACATTTGTAGGCCCAATTAAATTAATACAAAATGAAAAATATGCATTAATTGCTAGAAAACCCGTTTTTCAAGAGATTAATAGTAAAGAAAAATTTTGGGGATTTTCTACTGTAATTATATATGTTGATGGTATTATGAAATCCTTAGAAGATAAGATTAAAGATAATGGCTTTGAGTATCAACTTGAAGGTTTTAACCCAGATGCTAAAAATAGACCTTTATTTAGTAAAAGTGATTATTTTACTGGTAAAAATCCTTTAGAATTTGATGTTAATGTACCTAATGGAAAATGGATTTTTACCTTAGAAAAAAAATAA
- the thiS gene encoding sulfur carrier protein ThiS: MKLIINGEAKEFEENSTLQTIITNLKIEDKVMAAAVNMEIVKKDEWNTYVVKEDDKLELLQFVGGG; encoded by the coding sequence ATGAAATTAATAATAAATGGTGAAGCAAAAGAGTTTGAAGAAAACTCTACACTACAAACCATAATTACAAATCTAAAAATTGAAGATAAAGTTATGGCAGCAGCTGTAAATATGGAAATAGTTAAAAAAGATGAGTGGAATACTTATGTAGTAAAAGAGGATGATAAACTAGAGTTATTGCAGTTTGTTGGTGGTGGTTGA
- the pedF gene encoding cytochrome c-550 PedF, with amino-acid sequence MNKIEKLTLAVLFSAITAFGHGSVTPQKVDTTGLKQLGDTWVSENPYSTDNPKAVEIGRSGYSENCARCHGLDVISGGIAPDLRELDKFEDEYFLGKVLSGVTRNGNVYMPSFADVLSQEAIWAIRTYIMDRRAKDGIE; translated from the coding sequence ATGAATAAAATCGAAAAATTAACACTTGCAGTTTTGTTTTCTGCAATAACTGCATTTGGGCATGGAAGTGTTACACCACAAAAAGTTGACACAACAGGTTTAAAACAATTAGGTGATACTTGGGTATCAGAGAACCCATATAGTACAGATAATCCAAAAGCTGTAGAGATTGGAAGATCTGGATATAGTGAAAACTGTGCAAGATGTCACGGACTTGACGTTATCTCTGGTGGTATTGCACCTGATTTAAGAGAATTAGATAAGTTTGAAGATGAGTACTTTTTAGGAAAAGTATTAAGTGGTGTTACAAGAAATGGTAATGTTTATATGCCTTCGTTTGCTGATGTTTTAAGTCAAGAAGCAATTTGGGCAATTAGAACATATATTATGGATAGAAGAGCAAAAGACGGCATAGAGTAA
- a CDS encoding quinoprotein dehydrogenase-associated SoxYZ-like carrier produces the protein MKSILIFATLILTMLNLEAKNPIVSPTFDDIIKITIGEDEYTFDDKNIQVKVPSFADNPVQVPIFVDASKIKNPKKMILFADLNPIPVILTMTPNDFLPIISTNIKVAQETPLRALVLDENNLWHVGSANIHSNGGGCDVTSLAAANGNVSENIGKSKGKIFDKKDQKRVKFSIFHPMETGLVFGASSFFINKIEIKDENDKLLTTLDTSAAISENPRITLETKKEFKELNINFLDTDANHFELNIK, from the coding sequence ATGAAAAGTATACTCATTTTCGCTACATTAATTCTAACAATGTTAAACCTAGAAGCAAAGAATCCTATAGTATCTCCCACTTTTGATGATATAATCAAAATTACTATTGGCGAGGATGAGTATACCTTTGATGACAAAAATATTCAAGTAAAGGTACCCTCTTTTGCTGATAATCCTGTCCAAGTTCCAATTTTTGTTGATGCATCAAAAATAAAAAATCCTAAAAAGATGATTCTTTTTGCTGATTTAAATCCTATACCTGTTATTTTAACAATGACACCAAATGATTTTCTACCAATTATCTCAACAAATATAAAAGTTGCACAAGAAACCCCTTTAAGAGCATTAGTTTTAGACGAGAACAATTTATGGCATGTAGGAAGTGCAAATATTCATAGTAATGGTGGAGGATGTGACGTAACAAGTTTAGCTGCTGCTAATGGAAATGTTTCAGAAAACATAGGAAAAAGTAAAGGGAAAATATTTGATAAAAAAGATCAAAAAAGAGTTAAATTCTCAATATTTCACCCTATGGAAACGGGATTAGTTTTTGGAGCTAGTTCATTTTTTATAAATAAGATTGAGATAAAAGATGAAAATGACAAACTTTTAACTACATTAGATACAAGTGCAGCAATCAGTGAAAATCCAAGAATAACATTAGAAACAAAAAAAGAATTTAAAGAATTAAATATTAATTTTTTAGATACTGATGCAAATCATTTTGAGTTAAATATAAAATGA
- a CDS encoding SO_0444 family Cu/Zn efflux transporter — translation MEIVLNFFENFLSLLNAMSIYIIAGLFIAGVLKQFIPDDFVAKHLGDDSTSSVVKATIFGLPLPVCSCSVIPIAQGLKKEGASKGAVQSFLISTPITGVDSILATYSLFGFVFTAFRVVSSIIIAISVGLVQNFVFREKKENKFSEKNVEEESSSSCCSSSSCCSSKKASKKFSFQGALKYGYVTLFNDMAKALIIGLILGALFISVVPKEYTQMLFENQFLTYIVIMLFSIPLYTCATASLPFAAAFMMQGMSPGAVFIFLTAGPATSMVTMSVVYKMLGRGALIVYLSVIAVLSLAFGFIYDTFFKELSVLTIVTNHEDISIINWIASFIMIALILYHLLKDKFSKNKSCCETNTPKESFKTTQNSSFSPLNPNMSKPNLATKIDFSKK, via the coding sequence ATGGAAATTGTATTAAATTTTTTTGAAAACTTTTTATCTTTGTTAAATGCAATGTCAATTTATATTATTGCTGGTTTATTTATAGCTGGAGTTTTAAAACAATTTATCCCCGATGATTTTGTGGCAAAACATTTAGGTGATGATTCAACAAGTTCTGTTGTGAAAGCAACTATTTTTGGCCTTCCTTTACCTGTTTGTTCTTGTTCTGTTATTCCAATAGCACAAGGTCTTAAAAAAGAGGGGGCTTCTAAAGGTGCTGTTCAGAGTTTTTTAATTTCTACTCCTATTACAGGTGTTGATTCTATTTTGGCAACTTATTCTTTATTTGGCTTTGTCTTTACAGCATTTAGAGTAGTCTCTTCAATAATTATTGCTATAAGTGTTGGTCTAGTACAAAATTTTGTGTTTAGAGAGAAGAAAGAAAATAAATTTAGTGAAAAAAATGTTGAAGAAGAATCAAGTAGTTCTTGTTGCTCTTCATCTAGTTGTTGCAGTTCAAAAAAAGCTTCAAAAAAGTTTTCTTTTCAAGGGGCTTTAAAATATGGATATGTAACTTTGTTTAATGATATGGCAAAGGCTCTTATTATAGGGCTTATACTAGGGGCACTTTTTATATCGGTTGTTCCAAAAGAGTATACACAAATGTTATTTGAAAACCAATTTTTGACATATATTGTAATTATGCTTTTTTCAATACCTTTATATACTTGTGCTACTGCATCATTACCTTTTGCAGCTGCTTTTATGATGCAAGGTATGTCACCTGGAGCTGTATTTATATTTTTAACAGCAGGTCCTGCAACAAGTATGGTAACTATGAGTGTAGTTTATAAGATGTTAGGAAGAGGGGCATTAATAGTATATTTATCAGTTATTGCAGTTTTATCTTTAGCTTTTGGTTTTATTTATGATACTTTTTTCAAAGAATTAAGTGTTTTAACTATTGTAACAAATCATGAAGATATATCTATTATAAATTGGATAGCATCATTTATTATGATTGCTTTAATTCTATACCATCTATTAAAAGATAAGTTTAGTAAAAATAAATCTTGTTGTGAAACTAATACTCCTAAAGAAAGTTTTAAAACAACTCAAAATAGTTCATTTAGTCCATTAAACCCAAATATGTCAAAACCAAATTTAGCAACAAAAATTGATTTTAGTAAAAAATAA
- a CDS encoding PAS domain S-box protein, which yields MAYFLITLASFLFAYLAFRYEKLVIRNNAILEHYNEELESELKKRTAQLNKQKKQLEESEFRWKFAVDGRGDGLWDWNVDTNEVYFSKAWKEMLGFKEDEIQGSLEEWKKRVHPDDLEKVYEDINSHMNGETEVYSNEHRVMCKDGSYKWVHDRGIVVQRNEKGRPTRLIGTHTDITLRKETEFKMQQALIVYENTNEGIMITNSKNEIIDVNHSFCKTTGYSYEEVIGKNPSILKSNIKESDFYRQMWQELKDNGSWHGEITNKKKNGELYEEYLNINTIKNNDGTVINYIGIFSDVSVLKQQEKMILQQARTSAIGEMIGNIAHQWRQPLSAISTASTGLKVQLEMDMEISKEETIESLEKINSQTQFLSRTIEDFRGFFSEDMSEVFEFEITEAINKVNDLTKDSFKINFVQVYYDIEKEVFILANKNLLIQALINIYNNALDVLKEIEGKRLLFISVKKNDFNTTLSIKDNGGGISSSNIEKIFDPYFTTKHQSQGTGIGLYMSHQIIVKQLKGNILAKNVKYEHDGEEFMGALFTIIIPTK from the coding sequence ATGGCATATTTTCTTATTACTTTAGCTTCATTTTTATTTGCATATCTAGCTTTTAGATATGAAAAACTAGTTATTAGAAATAATGCAATTCTAGAACATTATAATGAAGAATTAGAAAGTGAATTGAAAAAAAGAACAGCCCAATTAAATAAACAAAAAAAACAACTTGAAGAGAGTGAATTTAGATGGAAATTTGCTGTTGATGGAAGAGGTGATGGACTTTGGGATTGGAATGTGGATACAAATGAAGTTTATTTCTCAAAAGCTTGGAAAGAGATGCTTGGATTTAAAGAAGATGAGATTCAAGGTTCTCTTGAAGAGTGGAAAAAAAGAGTTCATCCTGATGATTTAGAAAAAGTTTATGAAGATATAAATTCTCACATGAATGGTGAAACAGAAGTTTATTCCAATGAACATCGCGTGATGTGTAAAGATGGTTCTTATAAATGGGTTCATGATAGAGGTATTGTGGTTCAAAGAAATGAAAAAGGCAGACCTACTAGACTTATTGGTACTCATACTGATATTACTCTTAGAAAAGAGACTGAATTTAAGATGCAACAGGCTTTAATTGTTTATGAAAATACCAATGAAGGTATTATGATTACTAATTCAAAAAATGAGATTATAGATGTAAATCATTCTTTTTGTAAAACTACAGGTTATAGTTATGAAGAGGTTATTGGTAAAAATCCTTCTATCCTAAAATCAAATATAAAAGAGTCTGATTTTTATAGACAGATGTGGCAAGAGTTAAAAGATAATGGTTCATGGCATGGTGAAATAACAAATAAAAAGAAAAATGGTGAATTATATGAAGAGTATTTAAATATTAATACTATTAAAAATAATGATGGTACAGTTATTAATTATATAGGTATCTTTTCTGATGTTTCAGTTTTGAAGCAGCAAGAAAAAATGATTTTACAACAAGCAAGAACTTCTGCAATTGGTGAGATGATTGGTAATATTGCCCATCAGTGGAGACAACCACTATCTGCAATTTCAACTGCTTCAACTGGATTAAAAGTTCAACTTGAAATGGATATGGAGATTTCAAAAGAGGAAACTATTGAATCCCTTGAAAAAATAAATTCTCAAACACAATTTTTATCAAGAACAATAGAAGATTTTAGAGGTTTTTTTAGTGAAGATATGTCTGAGGTATTTGAATTTGAAATAACTGAAGCAATTAACAAAGTAAATGATTTAACAAAAGATTCTTTTAAAATCAATTTTGTTCAAGTATATTATGATATTGAAAAAGAAGTATTTATTTTAGCAAATAAAAATTTATTAATTCAAGCCTTGATAAATATTTATAACAATGCCCTTGATGTATTAAAAGAAATAGAGGGTAAAAGATTACTTTTTATATCTGTAAAAAAGAATGATTTTAATACAACATTGAGTATAAAAGATAATGGTGGAGGGATATCTTCTTCTAATATTGAAAAAATATTTGATCCTTATTTTACTACTAAACATCAATCTCAAGGAACAGGTATAGGTTTATATATGAGTCATCAAATTATTGTAAAACAATTAAAAGGTAATATCTTGGCAAAAAATGTTAAATATGAACATGATGGCGAAGAGTTTATGGGAGCTTTATTTACTATAATAATTCCAACAAAATAA
- a CDS encoding quinoprotein relay system zinc metallohydrolase 1, which yields MKILFLIILFLNSLFAFEYNLKPEKLAENSYYFYGKEEYFSKQNGGDIANSAFIITKKSVIVIDTGTTVDYANSMKKEISKITKNPIKFVINTHHHPDHFLGNKAFKDAKIYATEHTIEDIKLNGEKYVSNMVNLIGEAVYSTRALAPNKLLETKKLVLDNYELDILYLDGHTKSDIAILDNKTKILYASDLIFNQRALATPHANLKKWILALEELKKLDFKVLVPGHGKVTYSKNVIDENIRYLKFLDKTLKDALENGLDTFEVLEQEVPKEFKNYSMFKEEYERSIINLYKKYELQFSY from the coding sequence ATGAAAATTTTATTTTTAATAATACTATTTTTAAATTCACTTTTTGCCTTTGAGTATAACTTAAAGCCAGAGAAATTAGCTGAAAACAGCTACTATTTTTATGGGAAAGAGGAGTATTTTTCAAAGCAAAATGGTGGAGACATTGCAAATTCTGCTTTTATAATTACCAAAAAATCTGTTATTGTAATAGATACTGGTACAACAGTTGATTATGCTAATAGTATGAAAAAAGAGATTTCAAAAATCACTAAAAATCCCATAAAGTTTGTAATAAACACCCACCATCACCCTGACCATTTTTTAGGAAATAAAGCCTTTAAAGATGCAAAAATTTATGCAACAGAACATACCATTGAAGATATAAAATTAAATGGGGAAAAATATGTTTCTAATATGGTAAATTTAATTGGAGAAGCTGTTTACTCAACAAGAGCCTTAGCTCCTAATAAACTACTTGAAACAAAAAAACTAGTTTTGGATAACTACGAATTAGATATATTATATTTAGATGGTCATACAAAAAGTGACATTGCTATACTAGATAATAAGACAAAAATACTTTATGCTTCTGATTTAATTTTTAATCAAAGGGCTCTTGCTACTCCCCATGCAAATTTAAAAAAATGGATATTAGCACTAGAAGAATTAAAAAAGCTTGATTTTAAAGTTTTAGTTCCAGGGCATGGAAAGGTTACTTATTCAAAAAATGTTATTGATGAAAATATAAGATATTTAAAATTTTTAGATAAAACATTAAAAGATGCTTTAGAAAATGGTCTTGATACCTTTGAAGTTTTAGAACAAGAGGTTCCTAAAGAATTTAAAAACTACTCAATGTTTAAAGAGGAATATGAAAGAAGTATTATAAATTTATATAAAAAATATGAACTTCAATTCTCTTATTAA
- a CDS encoding leucyl aminopeptidase: MEIKLFNSNNKNINDDLELIVLQNLKNIDKKISKKLKKIGFEGKESQECFFENKLYIGATSLKKEDLKIAFANAIRSIQKTKFKNILINLVGEKELNIKDLTEGLILGAYSFQDYKSEKKESKINIFIDVKGSKKTLEELKKDFEETKKICDSVNMVRTIVNTTPEDFYPKSFSQKAKEIALKNNLECKIYGEEYLLDNGMNAMLAVGRASRHESQLVHLTYKPKKAKAKVVIVGKGLTYDAGGLSLKQDMVSMKCDKSGGSAVLGILEAVSKLKLDVEVHGIIGAVENMIGGDAYKPDDILKAKNGVTIEVTNTDAEGRLVLADCLCYAQDEIEDIDSIFDVATLTGACIVALGEYTTGVMGHSEKMKKQIQKASNKSGELVGFLPYNRYLPEMLKSSIADVVNSPGSRAGSSITASLFLDKFIKKENKNKWLHLDIAGAAYREKVWGYNNFGGTGASVRLLVEYIKKIG; this comes from the coding sequence ATGGAAATAAAATTATTTAATTCAAATAATAAAAATATTAATGATGATTTAGAACTTATAGTTTTACAAAATCTAAAGAATATTGATAAAAAAATATCAAAAAAATTGAAAAAAATTGGTTTTGAAGGGAAAGAATCTCAAGAATGTTTTTTTGAAAATAAACTTTATATTGGTGCAACAAGTTTAAAAAAAGAGGATTTAAAAATTGCTTTTGCTAATGCAATAAGAAGCATACAAAAAACAAAATTCAAAAATATTTTAATAAATTTAGTAGGGGAAAAAGAGTTAAATATTAAAGATTTAACTGAAGGGCTAATTCTTGGAGCATACTCTTTTCAAGATTATAAAAGTGAAAAAAAAGAATCAAAAATAAATATTTTTATAGATGTAAAAGGCTCTAAAAAAACTTTAGAAGAGTTAAAAAAAGATTTTGAAGAAACTAAAAAAATATGCGATAGTGTAAACATGGTAAGAACTATTGTAAATACTACACCTGAAGATTTTTATCCAAAAAGTTTTTCACAGAAAGCAAAAGAGATAGCTTTAAAGAATAATCTTGAATGTAAGATTTATGGTGAAGAATATTTACTTGATAATGGCATGAATGCAATGCTTGCAGTTGGACGTGCATCAAGACATGAAAGTCAGCTAGTTCATTTAACTTATAAGCCTAAAAAGGCAAAAGCTAAAGTTGTTATTGTAGGTAAGGGTCTTACTTATGATGCAGGGGGACTAAGTTTAAAACAAGATATGGTTTCAATGAAATGTGATAAAAGTGGGGGGAGTGCAGTTTTAGGTATTTTAGAAGCTGTGTCTAAACTAAAACTTGATGTTGAGGTTCATGGAATTATTGGTGCAGTTGAAAATATGATTGGCGGTGATGCTTATAAGCCTGATGATATATTAAAAGCAAAAAATGGTGTTACTATTGAGGTTACAAATACTGATGCTGAAGGTAGATTGGTTTTAGCAGATTGTTTATGTTATGCACAAGATGAGATAGAAGATATTGATTCTATTTTTGATGTTGCAACTTTAACAGGAGCTTGCATTGTTGCTTTAGGTGAATATACAACTGGTGTTATGGGACATAGTGAAAAGATGAAAAAACAAATACAAAAAGCTTCAAATAAAAGTGGCGAGTTAGTTGGATTTTTACCCTATAATAGATATTTACCTGAAATGTTAAAATCTTCTATTGCAGATGTAGTAAACTCTCCAGGGTCAAGGGCAGGTAGTTCCATAACTGCTTCTTTATTTTTAGATAAATTTATAAAAAAAGAGAATAAAAATAAATGGCTTCATTTAGATATAGCAGGAGCTGCTTATAGAGAAAAGGTTTGGGGGTATAATAATTTTGGTGGAACTGGTGCTAGTGTTAGATTACTAGTTGAATATATTAAAAAAATAGGATAA
- a CDS encoding ArsR/SmtB family transcription factor, whose product MKNDTSCLRTEINEELIENERKEISKLNDVFIKEAKIFSLLGSEVRLKIVYLLLKHEKLCVCDISDMIKMKQSPVSQHLRKLKDAGIFISKREGLQINYYISSSYKSELKKLFNFI is encoded by the coding sequence TTGAAAAACGATACTAGCTGTTTAAGAACTGAAATAAATGAGGAACTCATTGAAAATGAAAGAAAAGAGATTTCAAAATTAAATGATGTATTCATAAAAGAAGCAAAGATTTTTTCTCTTTTAGGAAGTGAGGTTAGGTTAAAAATTGTTTATCTTCTATTAAAACATGAAAAACTTTGTGTATGCGATATAAGCGATATGATAAAAATGAAACAGTCCCCTGTTTCTCAACATCTTAGAAAATTAAAAGATGCTGGTATTTTTATTTCAAAAAGAGAAGGACTTCAAATTAATTATTACATTTCATCTTCATATAAAAGTGAGTTAAAAAAATTATTTAATTTTATATAA
- a CDS encoding substrate-binding periplasmic protein produces the protein MKILRLSVLFALLIVFANARSIEEIQESGYITIAVYKDFPPYSFTENNEIKGIDVELGKLLAKSLKVEAKWQLTGSDESLADDLRINIWKGNLIHKNYADVMFRVPYDYDYLRLRDKQTGELETDMVSIKGPYHSEKWVIATHKEKIPKITTLGIFAYHTIGVELDTLADNHLTGFARGLINKNVKHYFHFKDAIKDFKEGKLDAIAGLKSQLEYLLDFNNNKDKFYMTTKIPQAKSHWDIATAVHTSYRPLSYHIDGLISENYENRNIKKIFEKFGVNYLPPIARTQQ, from the coding sequence ATGAAAATTCTTAGATTATCAGTTTTATTTGCACTTTTAATAGTTTTTGCAAATGCAAGAAGTATTGAAGAGATTCAAGAAAGTGGTTATATAACTATTGCCGTTTATAAAGATTTTCCACCTTACTCATTTACAGAAAACAATGAGATAAAAGGGATAGATGTAGAGTTAGGTAAACTACTTGCAAAATCTCTTAAGGTAGAAGCAAAATGGCAATTGACAGGTTCAGATGAATCCTTAGCTGATGATTTAAGAATTAATATTTGGAAGGGCAATCTAATTCATAAAAACTATGCAGACGTAATGTTTAGAGTTCCATACGATTATGATTATTTAAGATTAAGAGATAAACAAACAGGTGAACTTGAAACAGATATGGTTTCTATTAAAGGGCCTTATCATAGTGAAAAATGGGTAATAGCAACACACAAGGAAAAAATTCCAAAGATAACAACTTTAGGAATTTTTGCTTACCATACCATAGGAGTTGAATTAGATACCCTTGCAGATAACCATTTAACAGGATTTGCAAGAGGTTTAATTAATAAAAATGTTAAACACTATTTTCACTTTAAAGATGCAATAAAAGATTTCAAAGAGGGAAAACTTGATGCAATTGCTGGATTAAAATCTCAATTGGAGTATCTATTAGATTTTAACAACAATAAAGATAAGTTTTATATGACAACAAAAATTCCTCAAGCAAAATCACACTGGGATATTGCAACGGCAGTTCATACTAGTTATAGACCACTAAGTTATCATATTGATGGATTAATTTCTGAAAATTATGAGAATAGAAATATTAAAAAAATATTTGAAAAGTTTGGAGTTAATTATTTACCCCCAATAGCAAGAACACAACAATAA